A single window of Desulfovibrio sp. G11 DNA harbors:
- a CDS encoding TRAP transporter substrate-binding protein, whose protein sequence is MKRLVALFVAVGLICGLALSTAPTAGAATVIKMAGMKPEGEPETIGMHLFGKYLKELSNGKYEVQVFPNSQLGKEDAYIAATRKGIIQMCATGTQTSALHPAMAMLETPMLFDNLDHARRAMEGKTFDLINEGFTEKSGLRTLNAFPLGFRHFYSKKPIKDVKDLEGMRMRVPNIPLYTNFAKECGISGQPMPFAEVPGALDQGVIDGGDSPLADIVSLKMYEITPEISLSGHILVIHSLYINDKFFKSLPEQDQKWIEEAAKRSADDVWAMVADGDEKAKATILANKGNIHEPSKELHEHLVNAGKRSWKLFYDTVPNAQAILDSADSYRESK, encoded by the coding sequence ATGAAACGTCTTGTTGCGCTTTTTGTCGCCGTGGGTCTGATCTGTGGGCTTGCTCTCAGCACGGCTCCCACTGCGGGGGCGGCTACTGTCATCAAAATGGCCGGTATGAAGCCGGAAGGCGAACCGGAAACCATAGGCATGCACCTGTTTGGCAAGTATCTGAAAGAACTTTCCAACGGCAAATATGAAGTGCAGGTTTTCCCCAACAGCCAGCTTGGCAAGGAAGACGCCTACATTGCCGCGACCCGCAAGGGCATTATTCAGATGTGCGCCACCGGCACCCAGACCTCGGCTCTGCATCCGGCCATGGCCATGCTTGAAACCCCCATGCTGTTCGACAATCTTGACCATGCCCGCCGCGCCATGGAAGGCAAGACGTTTGATCTGATCAATGAGGGTTTTACCGAAAAGTCCGGCCTGCGTACCCTTAACGCCTTTCCTTTGGGCTTCCGCCACTTCTATTCCAAAAAGCCCATCAAGGACGTGAAGGATCTTGAAGGCATGCGCATGCGTGTACCCAATATTCCCCTGTACACCAACTTTGCCAAGGAATGCGGCATCAGCGGGCAGCCCATGCCCTTCGCCGAAGTCCCCGGCGCCCTTGACCAGGGTGTGATTGACGGCGGCGACAGCCCCCTTGCGGACATCGTCAGCCTCAAGATGTACGAAATCACTCCCGAGATCAGCCTTTCCGGCCATATCCTGGTCATCCATTCCCTCTACATCAACGACAAATTCTTCAAGTCCCTGCCTGAACAGGACCAGAAGTGGATTGAAGAGGCCGCCAAGCGTTCCGCCGATGACGTGTGGGCTATGGTTGCGGACGGCGATGAAAAGGCCAAGGCCACCATTCTTGCCAACAAGGGCAATATTCATGAGCCGAGCAAGGAACTTCATGAGCATCTGGTGAATGCCGGCAAGCGCAGCTGGAAGCTTTTTTACGACACTGTACCCAATGCCCAGGCTATTCTTGATAGCGCCGACAGCTATCGTGAATCCAAATAA
- a CDS encoding TRAP transporter small permease, giving the protein MQNENSKEYPPDHAPGVYTLHEPDLNPPKETKAQLLFEIFCAAIFLGMIGLVFYNAFLRYVFSSSYPPSEEWARFLFIYITFFGAIEAFYRNKHIAVDMFVVLLKGASRKYVDITASLCSIFALGLLLYGGIVNVLQTMDTYSVATDVNMAFINGTLPIMAFCALIFQLRSLAVLIRRPADTFHKG; this is encoded by the coding sequence ATGCAAAACGAAAATTCAAAAGAATATCCCCCGGACCACGCTCCCGGAGTATACACCCTACATGAACCGGACCTGAATCCGCCCAAAGAGACAAAAGCTCAGCTGCTTTTTGAAATTTTTTGTGCAGCGATTTTTTTGGGTATGATCGGCCTGGTTTTTTATAACGCTTTTCTGCGTTACGTTTTTTCGTCCAGCTATCCTCCCAGTGAGGAATGGGCGCGCTTTCTTTTCATTTACATCACGTTTTTCGGCGCCATCGAAGCTTTTTACCGCAACAAACACATTGCTGTGGACATGTTTGTGGTGCTGCTCAAGGGCGCATCGCGCAAGTATGTTGATATTACAGCATCACTTTGCAGCATTTTTGCCCTGGGGCTGCTGCTGTACGGCGGCATCGTCAACGTGTTGCAGACCATGGATACCTATTCCGTGGCCACGGATGTCAATATGGCCTTTATCAACGGCACCTTGCCCATCATGGCCTTTTGCGCCCTGATCTTCCAGTTGCGCTCCCTGGCGGTGCTCATACGCCGTCCGGCAGATACCTTCCATAAGGGATAG
- a CDS encoding TRAP transporter large permease, with the protein MELFIFLGTLFFFLALGIPIALVLVLCAIVLMWHSGMWDAMIIPGSMLDGANNYPLMAIPFFVFAGEIMSAGGLSKRVVQLAQLMIGRVRGGLGYAAIIASILFAGLMGSSVGEAAALGGLLLPMMKQVGYHPGRAGAVIASGAILGPIIPPSTNFILLGATISGLSITKLFMIGLVPGIMIGLALMVVWFFVVRIDGYNETITFTRAEAIKILFDATPAFMMPVLLLGGIRFGIFTPTEGGAFAAIYAIAVCMLYYRELSFRDLLRVSARAAHTTSVVMLVVAAATAVGWFITIAQIPNQMTALFTPLIDNPIMLLLAINLFLFLIGMVMDLTPNILIFAPVFYPLIQQAGIDPYYFGLLFVLNLGIGVITPPVGTVLYVVCGIGNIKITQLVVKLVPFILIEAVMLLLLLFFPSLSLTPLNWLMGGN; encoded by the coding sequence ATGGAGCTGTTTATTTTTCTGGGAACTCTCTTTTTCTTTCTTGCTCTTGGCATTCCTATCGCTCTGGTTCTGGTGCTCTGCGCCATAGTGCTCATGTGGCACTCCGGCATGTGGGACGCCATGATCATCCCAGGCAGCATGCTGGACGGGGCCAACAACTATCCCCTCATGGCCATTCCCTTTTTTGTGTTCGCCGGCGAAATCATGTCCGCAGGCGGCCTTTCAAAAAGGGTGGTGCAACTGGCCCAGCTCATGATCGGCCGGGTTCGCGGCGGGCTTGGCTATGCGGCCATTATCGCGAGTATTCTTTTTGCAGGTCTTATGGGCAGCTCTGTTGGCGAAGCCGCGGCTTTGGGCGGGCTGCTGCTGCCCATGATGAAACAGGTGGGTTACCATCCGGGCCGCGCCGGGGCTGTTATTGCCTCGGGCGCCATTCTTGGTCCCATCATTCCGCCGAGCACCAACTTCATTCTGCTTGGCGCCACCATCAGCGGCCTTTCCATTACCAAGCTGTTCATGATCGGCCTTGTGCCCGGCATCATGATCGGTCTGGCACTCATGGTCGTGTGGTTCTTTGTGGTACGCATCGACGGCTACAACGAAACCATTACCTTTACCAGGGCCGAAGCCATAAAGATTCTTTTTGATGCAACCCCGGCCTTCATGATGCCGGTGCTGCTGCTGGGCGGTATCCGTTTCGGGATATTCACCCCCACTGAGGGCGGCGCCTTTGCGGCCATCTACGCCATCGCGGTGTGCATGCTCTATTACCGCGAGCTTTCATTTCGTGATCTTTTGCGTGTGAGCGCCCGCGCCGCGCACACGACTTCTGTGGTCATGCTGGTTGTTGCCGCAGCCACTGCGGTGGGCTGGTTTATCACCATTGCGCAGATACCCAATCAGATGACAGCGTTGTTTACGCCCCTGATTGACAATCCCATTATGCTGCTGCTGGCGATCAACCTTTTCCTCTTCCTTATCGGCATGGTCATGGACCTGACGCCCAATATCCTGATCTTTGCGCCGGTGTTTTACCCGTTGATCCAGCAGGCGGGCATTGACCCGTATTACTTCGGGCTGCTTTTTGTGCTCAACCTCGGTATCGGCGTCATTACTCCGCCGGTGGGCACTGTGCTTTACGTTGTTTGCGGCATCGGCAATATCAAAATCACGCAACTGGTTGTCAAACTGGTTCCCTTCATTTTGATAGAAGCTGTTATGCTGCTCCTGCTGCTTTTCTTCCCCTCCCTGTCGCTTACGCCCCTCAACTGGCTTATGGGCGGCAACTAG
- a CDS encoding HAD-IIA family hydrolase, with amino-acid sequence MNWSKKRCVILDMDGTVYLGHIPIEGAVNFIQRHWHSLDFYFLSNNTSKSPASYVEKLQGMGIPASIERMLSPVSPLVDFLRVNGIHRAYPVGNSDFQRDLQSRMPELQLTEDGAQAVILAYDTELTYEKLARSALLLQDDRVLFLATHPDLVCPSPEGPLPDVGSFISLYQTATGRSPQHIFGKPDPTVLAPLLGHYTKDEMVMVGDRLSTDKKLAENAGIDFILVLSGEAVQADLEKEIIQPTLVVEDLGYAESFWR; translated from the coding sequence ATGAACTGGTCAAAGAAACGCTGTGTGATTCTGGATATGGACGGAACCGTATACCTTGGGCATATCCCCATTGAGGGGGCCGTAAATTTTATACAGCGGCACTGGCATAGCCTGGATTTTTATTTTCTCAGCAATAATACGTCCAAGTCTCCGGCAAGCTATGTGGAAAAACTCCAGGGCATGGGCATACCCGCCAGTATTGAACGCATGCTCTCGCCGGTAAGTCCGCTGGTAGATTTTCTGCGGGTCAACGGTATCCACCGGGCCTACCCTGTGGGAAACAGCGATTTTCAACGCGACCTGCAAAGCCGTATGCCCGAACTGCAACTGACGGAAGATGGCGCGCAGGCGGTCATCCTGGCCTACGATACCGAACTGACCTACGAAAAACTGGCCCGGTCGGCCCTCTTGCTTCAGGATGACAGGGTACTCTTTCTGGCAACGCATCCCGACCTTGTATGCCCCTCCCCCGAAGGCCCTCTGCCTGATGTGGGCAGTTTCATCAGCCTGTACCAGACCGCCACCGGGCGCAGCCCGCAGCACATTTTCGGCAAGCCGGACCCCACTGTGCTGGCTCCGCTTCTGGGGCATTACACGAAAGATGAAATGGTCATGGTGGGCGACCGCCTCAGCACAGATAAAAAACTGGCCGAAAATGCCGGTATTGACTTCATTCTGGTGCTGAGCGGCGAGGCTGTGCAGGCTGACCTTGAAAAAGAAATCATTCAGCCCACCCTGGTGGTGGAAGACCTGGGGTACGCGGAGTCTTTCTGGCGCTGA
- the glpA gene encoding anaerobic glycerol-3-phosphate dehydrogenase subunit GlpA codes for MLETTVVVIGGGATGIGALRDLCMRGIPAILLEQGGIAHGTSSRFHGLLHSGARYVVNDNESARECIEENMIVRRIGRQCVEETEGFFALTPQDDPAYVEKFVAGCREAGIDAQEIEVAEALRLEPNLSPEVRRVFRVPDSCVDGFRLVLHNAMSARRHGGRMLTYHEATAITLRNGRVCGVTAVDRHTGATVEIACQCVINAAGSWAGRIAGMAGLDVALSPDRGTLVVFNHRFTSRVINRLHPSGDGDIFVPHGSITILGTTSASTDRPDDTTPTTEEVLRLLDIGEPLFPQVRQYRILRAFAGTRPLYTPGGAAGRKASRNFHIVDHADEGLEGMVSIFGGKLTTYRLMAERVVDRVCAKLGHSAVCRTATEALVPDADEATLKRAARFFPMQGLNLMADRLGDDLPSVLELAEQQAGNPLICECEMVSLAEIEYVARQPATFSLTDIRLRTRLGMGTCQGAFCSLRTVGALAEHGVQLELTPTDNVRRFLQERWGGLRFALWGMQAREMELSRAIYATTLNLDGAAHEQDR; via the coding sequence ATGCTGGAAACAACCGTTGTAGTCATTGGAGGCGGCGCGACCGGTATTGGTGCGCTGCGAGACCTGTGCATGCGGGGAATTCCCGCCATTCTGCTTGAGCAGGGGGGCATCGCCCACGGCACCAGCTCACGCTTTCATGGTCTGCTGCACAGCGGAGCGCGCTATGTCGTCAATGACAATGAATCCGCCCGGGAATGTATTGAGGAAAATATGATCGTGCGTCGTATCGGCAGACAATGCGTTGAGGAAACCGAAGGGTTCTTCGCGCTTACGCCGCAGGACGACCCCGCATATGTTGAAAAATTTGTGGCTGGCTGTCGCGAGGCAGGCATTGACGCGCAAGAAATTGAAGTTGCCGAGGCCTTGCGGCTGGAGCCGAATCTTTCGCCTGAGGTCCGCCGGGTTTTTCGTGTGCCCGATTCCTGTGTAGACGGTTTTCGCCTGGTGCTGCATAACGCCATGTCGGCCCGGCGCCATGGCGGGCGCATGCTCACCTATCATGAGGCCACCGCCATAACGCTGCGCAATGGCCGTGTATGCGGTGTCACAGCCGTTGATCGCCATACCGGGGCAACAGTTGAAATCGCCTGTCAGTGCGTCATCAATGCGGCCGGCTCGTGGGCCGGGCGCATCGCGGGCATGGCGGGCCTTGATGTGGCGCTTTCGCCCGACAGGGGAACGCTGGTGGTTTTCAACCACCGTTTTACCTCCAGAGTCATCAACCGTCTGCATCCCAGTGGCGACGGGGATATTTTTGTGCCGCATGGTTCCATCACCATTCTCGGCACCACATCCGCGTCCACCGACAGACCGGACGACACCACGCCTACAACTGAAGAGGTGCTGCGTCTGCTTGATATCGGCGAACCGCTTTTTCCCCAGGTGCGCCAGTACCGCATTCTGCGTGCCTTTGCCGGCACACGCCCGTTGTATACCCCGGGCGGAGCGGCAGGGCGCAAGGCCAGCCGTAATTTTCATATTGTGGATCATGCGGATGAGGGCCTTGAGGGCATGGTCAGTATTTTCGGTGGCAAACTTACCACCTACCGTCTTATGGCTGAGCGGGTTGTTGACAGGGTTTGCGCCAAGCTGGGGCATAGTGCTGTCTGCCGCACGGCTACAGAAGCCCTTGTGCCGGACGCGGACGAAGCTACGCTCAAACGGGCGGCCCGCTTTTTTCCCATGCAGGGCCTGAATCTCATGGCCGACCGGCTTGGTGATGACCTTCCGTCAGTGCTGGAACTGGCCGAACAGCAGGCGGGCAATCCGCTGATCTGCGAATGCGAAATGGTGAGCCTGGCTGAAATTGAATATGTGGCGCGCCAGCCTGCCACATTTTCTCTTACTGACATACGCTTGCGTACGCGCCTTGGCATGGGAACCTGCCAGGGAGCGTTTTGTTCCCTGCGCACGGTCGGTGCGCTTGCCGAGCACGGCGTGCAGCTTGAGCTGACGCCCACGGACAATGTCCGGCGTTTTCTTCAGGAGCGGTGGGGCGGGCTGCGCTTTGCCCTATGGGGCATGCAGGCCCGTGAAATGGAACTGAGCCGTGCCATTTACGCTACTACCCTCAACCTGGATGGAGCCGCTCATGAGCAGGATCGTTGA
- the glpB gene encoding anaerobic glycerol-3-phosphate dehydrogenase subunit GlpB, whose translation MSRIVDVLVAGSGMAGLVAALTAASQGKKVRMLTTGMGSLAISGGNVDVLAYADGRYVSDPWAGMALLPAEHPYRLMGAECVREAIAFFLRQMEARQWPMQAASTPSGQACNVQMPTIMGTLKPTHLLPAGVNIKALNEARRILVVSVEGLRDCRPALVISQLQRYRAWADREFAQLTVSSPLGETHRSATALDLARLMDKPQSRQWLLEALKSHAGSCDLVLLPPVCGSKARPDTWQAVEAAAECPVVEMLSIPPGVGGLRLRDALLRALREYDFELFENARVLHAETAGKKCMALVAEASGQERRHEARTFVLATGGILGGGLDLAPGSARESIMGLDIAVPDDVELWSEAELFGKHLFARMGVRVDSTMRPVSSQAAVCWNNVFFAGRSLGGYDYATEKSGHGVAVATGWQAGRMAAAAASEESI comes from the coding sequence ATGAGCAGGATCGTTGACGTACTTGTGGCCGGTTCCGGCATGGCCGGGCTTGTGGCCGCCCTTACTGCCGCGAGCCAGGGTAAAAAGGTCCGCATGCTTACCACGGGCATGGGATCTCTCGCCATAAGCGGCGGCAATGTTGATGTTCTGGCTTATGCTGACGGCAGATATGTGTCCGACCCCTGGGCGGGGATGGCGCTTTTGCCTGCCGAACATCCGTACCGGCTTATGGGCGCGGAATGTGTACGCGAAGCCATAGCGTTTTTCCTGCGCCAGATGGAAGCCCGCCAGTGGCCCATGCAGGCCGCATCCACACCGTCGGGGCAGGCCTGCAATGTGCAGATGCCCACTATTATGGGAACGCTCAAGCCGACCCACCTTTTGCCGGCAGGGGTGAACATCAAGGCCCTCAACGAGGCGCGGCGTATCCTCGTGGTCAGCGTGGAAGGACTGCGCGACTGCCGCCCGGCGCTTGTCATAAGCCAGTTGCAGCGTTACAGGGCCTGGGCCGACAGGGAATTCGCCCAGTTGACCGTGTCTTCACCTCTGGGCGAAACGCATCGTAGTGCCACGGCTCTTGATCTTGCGCGCCTGATGGATAAGCCGCAAAGCCGTCAATGGCTGCTTGAGGCCCTGAAATCCCACGCAGGTTCCTGTGACCTTGTTCTTTTGCCGCCCGTCTGCGGGAGCAAGGCCCGGCCGGATACCTGGCAGGCCGTTGAAGCCGCTGCGGAATGTCCTGTTGTGGAAATGCTGTCCATTCCTCCGGGAGTGGGGGGGCTGAGGCTGCGCGATGCGCTTTTGCGGGCCTTACGGGAATATGATTTTGAACTTTTTGAAAATGCCAGGGTGCTTCACGCTGAAACTGCCGGTAAAAAATGCATGGCGCTTGTGGCTGAGGCCTCCGGCCAGGAGCGCCGCCACGAGGCCCGCACGTTTGTGCTTGCTACGGGCGGTATTCTGGGGGGCGGACTTGACCTGGCTCCCGGTTCCGCGCGTGAAAGCATCATGGGGCTGGATATTGCCGTGCCGGATGATGTGGAGCTGTGGTCGGAAGCCGAGCTTTTCGGCAAGCATCTGTTTGCCCGCATGGGGGTGCGTGTGGACAGCACCATGCGCCCGGTAAGTTCCCAGGCCGCGGTTTGCTGGAATAACGTTTTTTTTGCGGGGCGCAGCTTGGGCGGCTACGATTACGCAACGGAAAAGAGCGGTCACGGCGTTGCCGTCGCCACCGGCTGGCAGGCCGGACGTATGGCCGCGGCGGCAGCCTCGGAGGAAAGTATATGA
- a CDS encoding anaerobic glycerol-3-phosphate dehydrogenase subunit C, with protein MSTRINPDHCIACTTCVVHCPVADATSKFLGPRMIGPAYERFRLLGLNEDPSLHYCSNCKNCDITCPHGVPVSSLNMMARADQCKKMPPGLRDWILGHGELMAKWLHLIPAVLKNFGMLNPVTRQVLHRLGIHKRAPLPAFAGRNFRTLARRVKQPETGRNVVFYPGCYVDVYDPQTGLDMIWAMNRAGYKVIVPQDIVCCGLPMVANGFWQHARSNAEHNLRALAQWRDQGLPVVTGCPSCALMFRVDLPEYFPDLDAKYGACRLDDAQDFLLACADSGDLDTSPGKSLQDQPDMRIIYHAPCHLRAQGNGLPSLELLRRLPGVSVSDAHAGCCGISGSYGFKTEKYDIAQEVGAELFAAVRESGADISASECGTCRVQIRHGSGKDCLHPVSILRSRLEAGGKSKKE; from the coding sequence ATGAGCACGCGCATAAATCCCGATCACTGCATCGCCTGCACCACCTGCGTTGTGCATTGTCCCGTGGCTGACGCTACTTCAAAGTTTCTTGGTCCCCGCATGATCGGGCCAGCCTATGAGCGCTTCCGTCTGCTGGGGCTGAATGAAGACCCGTCTCTGCACTATTGTTCCAACTGCAAAAATTGCGATATCACCTGCCCGCACGGCGTACCTGTCTCCAGCCTGAACATGATGGCGCGGGCCGACCAGTGCAAAAAAATGCCTCCCGGCCTGCGTGACTGGATTCTGGGGCATGGCGAACTGATGGCGAAGTGGCTGCACCTTATCCCGGCGGTGCTTAAAAACTTTGGCATGCTCAATCCGGTGACGCGACAGGTGCTGCACAGGCTCGGCATTCACAAGCGCGCTCCCTTGCCCGCTTTTGCAGGCCGTAATTTCCGCACATTGGCGCGCCGGGTGAAACAGCCGGAAACCGGGCGTAATGTGGTTTTTTATCCCGGCTGTTATGTGGATGTGTATGATCCGCAAACCGGGCTGGACATGATCTGGGCCATGAACCGGGCAGGCTACAAGGTTATAGTGCCGCAAGATATCGTATGCTGCGGCCTGCCTATGGTTGCCAACGGCTTTTGGCAGCACGCCAGAAGCAATGCCGAGCACAACCTGCGTGCTCTGGCGCAGTGGCGTGATCAGGGCCTGCCGGTGGTTACGGGCTGCCCCAGTTGCGCCCTCATGTTCCGTGTGGACCTGCCCGAATACTTTCCTGATCTGGATGCAAAGTATGGCGCATGCCGCCTGGACGATGCGCAGGATTTTTTGCTGGCTTGCGCCGATTCCGGAGATCTGGACACGTCTCCGGGCAAATCCCTGCAAGACCAGCCGGATATGAGAATCATCTATCATGCCCCCTGTCATTTGCGGGCTCAGGGCAACGGTCTGCCCAGCCTTGAGCTTTTGCGGCGGTTGCCCGGAGTCAGCGTCAGTGATGCGCATGCCGGCTGCTGCGGCATTTCCGGCAGCTATGGCTTTAAAACTGAAAAATATGACATTGCTCAAGAGGTGGGGGCCGAGCTTTTTGCTGCGGTCAGGGAAAGCGGCGCGGATATTTCCGCTTCAGAATGCGGAACCTGCCGTGTGCAGATCAGGCATGGCAGCGGTAAAGACTGCCTGCACCCTGTGAGCATCCTGCGGAGCAGGCTGGAAGCCGGGGGCAAAAGCAAAAAAGAATAA
- a CDS encoding IS30 family transposase: protein MGYAHLAREERYYICQAVKSGTSLRAIAKAIGRSVSTVSRELARNTGARGYRYRQAHKRSQKRQTSKGKKRIGLEVWTYVEQCLHQDFSPEQISGVLKRKGFALSHEWIYQYILADKKRGGTLHSHLRCQRKRKRRYGKPDRRGQIKGRISIDIRPSIVAERSRLGDWEADTVEGSKGGPVLVTLAERKSRLFLFGKAPNKSASEVRRVIEGLLTPIKDFVQTITYDNGKEFSYHADVSATLEAQGFFAHPYHSWERGLNENSNGLLRQYFPKGVSLASVTQDEIIAAMCRLNWRPRKCLGFKTPYEVFLEDANTQGLGVAL from the coding sequence ATGGGCTATGCACACCTTGCCAGGGAAGAACGGTACTACATCTGCCAGGCAGTGAAAAGTGGAACGTCACTGAGGGCCATAGCCAAAGCGATAGGCCGTAGCGTCTCAACTGTAAGCCGCGAACTTGCGCGAAATACCGGGGCGCGTGGCTACCGCTACAGGCAGGCACACAAGCGCAGTCAGAAAAGGCAGACCAGTAAAGGGAAGAAGCGCATTGGCCTTGAGGTATGGACGTATGTTGAACAGTGTCTGCACCAGGACTTCAGTCCGGAGCAAATCTCTGGAGTTCTCAAACGCAAAGGTTTTGCCCTCAGTCATGAATGGATTTACCAGTACATTCTGGCGGACAAAAAACGAGGAGGAACGCTGCACAGCCATTTGCGCTGCCAGCGCAAACGCAAACGACGATATGGCAAACCCGACAGACGAGGTCAAATCAAGGGGCGTATCAGCATAGACATACGCCCGTCCATTGTTGCCGAGCGCTCACGCCTTGGTGATTGGGAGGCTGATACCGTTGAAGGCAGTAAAGGAGGCCCCGTTTTGGTGACACTTGCAGAGCGTAAAAGTCGTCTTTTCCTGTTTGGCAAGGCTCCCAACAAAAGCGCCAGCGAAGTAAGGCGGGTCATTGAAGGACTCTTGACACCCATTAAGGACTTTGTTCAGACTATTACCTATGATAACGGCAAGGAGTTCAGCTACCATGCCGATGTGTCAGCTACACTCGAGGCTCAGGGATTTTTTGCGCACCCCTACCATTCGTGGGAGCGTGGCTTGAACGAGAACTCCAATGGCCTTCTACGCCAATACTTCCCCAAGGGGGTAAGCTTGGCATCGGTCACGCAAGATGAGATCATAGCGGCAATGTGCCGCTTGAACTGGCGGCCTAGAAAATGCCTTGGGTTTAAGACACCCTATGAAGTTTTTTTAGAAGACGCCAATACCCAAGGACTGGGTGTTGCACTTTGA
- a CDS encoding sodium:proton antiporter, with translation MLRHLTSFAALSVLLLLPATVFAAQGHPTVPGAELSVYWAAPFACMLLSIAVMPLFAPHFWEHNFGKISIFWALAFLVPCALTFGFSVALYELLHIILLDYVPFIILLFALFTVAGGVRLKGSLTGTPLVNTGLLAVGTVLASWMGTTGAAMLLIRPLLRANAHRRHKTHSVVFFIFLVANIGGSLTPLGDPPLFLGFLKGVSFFWTTTNLFFKTLLLSVILLLIYVALDSWLYAKEGKPVPPSDDKNSTEKLGLDGTINLLFLLGVVLAVLASGLWPMGVLVELYGVPIEGQNLLRDVLLLCIAGLSLRFTDQTCRKLNDFSWAPIAEVAKIFLGIFISMIPAIAILKAGTDGALSGLIQLVSSDGQPNNAMYFWLTGLLSSFLDNAPTYVVFFNTAGGDAAHLMYDIPATLAAISAGAVFMGANTYIGNAPNFMVRAIAENQGVRMPSFFGYMAWSAGILIPLFFLLTWLFF, from the coding sequence ATGCTGAGACACTTAACCTCCTTTGCCGCGCTTTCCGTACTGCTTCTTCTTCCCGCGACAGTTTTTGCCGCTCAGGGGCACCCCACGGTTCCCGGCGCAGAACTATCCGTCTACTGGGCAGCGCCTTTTGCGTGCATGCTGCTTTCCATCGCTGTGATGCCCCTTTTCGCGCCACATTTCTGGGAACATAATTTCGGCAAGATATCCATATTCTGGGCTTTGGCCTTTCTTGTTCCCTGTGCGCTCACATTTGGCTTTTCCGTAGCCCTGTATGAACTTTTGCATATCATACTGCTGGACTATGTACCCTTTATCATTTTACTTTTTGCTCTCTTTACCGTGGCAGGAGGTGTGCGCCTGAAAGGTTCGCTCACCGGCACCCCACTGGTAAACACAGGTCTGCTGGCTGTGGGAACCGTGCTTGCCAGCTGGATGGGAACCACCGGCGCTGCCATGCTGCTCATCCGTCCGCTTTTGCGGGCCAATGCCCATCGCCGGCATAAAACCCACAGCGTGGTCTTTTTCATCTTTCTTGTAGCCAACATTGGCGGCTCCCTTACCCCGCTGGGCGATCCCCCGTTGTTTCTGGGTTTTCTGAAGGGTGTGAGCTTCTTCTGGACCACAACCAACCTGTTCTTTAAAACCCTGCTGCTCTCGGTTATCCTGCTGCTTATCTATGTGGCTCTTGATTCCTGGCTTTACGCCAAGGAAGGCAAGCCGGTTCCGCCTTCTGACGACAAAAATTCCACGGAAAAACTGGGCCTTGACGGTACAATCAACCTGCTCTTCCTGTTGGGCGTGGTGCTGGCGGTGCTGGCTTCTGGCCTTTGGCCCATGGGAGTTCTGGTGGAGCTGTACGGAGTACCCATTGAGGGACAGAACCTGCTGCGCGACGTGCTGCTGCTGTGCATTGCCGGGCTTTCCCTGCGCTTCACCGACCAGACCTGCCGCAAGCTTAACGATTTTTCCTGGGCACCCATTGCAGAGGTGGCCAAGATTTTCCTTGGCATCTTTATCAGCATGATTCCGGCCATCGCCATTCTGAAGGCCGGAACAGACGGTGCACTTTCAGGACTTATCCAGCTTGTGTCCAGCGACGGACAGCCGAACAACGCCATGTACTTCTGGCTTACGGGTCTGCTGTCGAGCTTTCTGGACAATGCGCCCACCTACGTGGTGTTCTTTAATACCGCCGGCGGCGATGCCGCGCACCTTATGTATGACATTCCGGCGACGCTGGCTGCCATTTCAGCAGGCGCAGTCTTTATGGGGGCCAACACCTACATCGGCAACGCGCCCAACTTTATGGTCCGGGCTATCGCCGAAAACCAAGGTGTGCGCATGCCCAGCTTTTTCGGCTACATGGCGTGGTCGGCGGGTATACTGATTCCCCTGTTCTTCTTGCTGACCTGGCTGTTTTTCTAA